Proteins encoded in a region of the Quercus lobata isolate SW786 chromosome 8, ValleyOak3.0 Primary Assembly, whole genome shotgun sequence genome:
- the LOC115956680 gene encoding uncharacterized protein LOC115956680, whose product MLDPPAVLATHLSQTDAVPVAHLFQFTLSTPVSQLPPKLDPPAIPATDRLRPTPSQPIHFRNLLYGFLVIEVLVVSVICVWKFTFFVVSITNAKALYLEKHKKPFLLDHCWLMLKDQPKFPDPNNAKSRSSMPPTLESISIGEGDCGSKLGDTSNFERPIGRKAKRAIRKNKAIGKDVGEYLTKKLKLIEDVASMNHYLFRKFLLDDSDEDEIIEELVMETSQPKRRRSIRRNHLVEAHKSYFVQKRNSAKKLGLSSLQKITTALRMLAYEVSGDLINEYVRIRETTALESLKKFVTTVIDVFSEEYLRKPNNEDITRLLAHGEHRGFSVASYDLWIWHAFFGLLGSNNNINVLERSHVFNELVKGRALRVHYSINGHDYTMEYYLIDGIYPKWATFVKTIPTPQGKKYKLFATAQEACRKDVERAFGMLQACFAIVHGPA is encoded by the exons CACCAGCCATCCCAGCTACCGATCGCCTTAGACCCACGCCGTCCCAGCCAATCCATTTCAG GAATTTGTTGTATGGTTTTCTTGTAATAGAAGTTCTTGTGGTCTCTGTAATTTGTGTATGgaagtttacattttttgttgTCTCT attactAATGCGAAGGCTTTGTATTTGGAGAAGCACAAGAAACCCTTTCTTCTTGACCATTGTTGGCTCATGTTAAAGGACCAACCAAAGTTTCCCGATCCTAACAATGCTAAATCGAGATCATCCATGCCTCCAACTCTGGAGTCGATATCTATTGGCGAAGGGGATTGTGGGTCCAAACTTGGTGACACTTCCAATTTTGAGAGACCTATTGGTAGGAAGGCCAAAAGGGCCATCCGAAAGAACAAAGCCATTGGAAAAGATGTAGGGGAATATTTGAccaagaaattgaaattgattgagGAT GTTGCATCCATGAATCACTATTTGTTTCGCAAGTTCCTTCTTGATGACTCAGATGAAGATGAGATAATCGAAGAACTTGTTATGGAAACATCACAACCTAAACGTCGTCGTTCTATCCGACGTAATCATTTG GTAGAAGCTCATAAATCTTACTttgtccaaaaaagaaatagtgcCAAAAAACTTGGTTTATCTTCATTACAAAAGATAACTACTGCACTTAGAATGCTTGCGTATGAAGTATCGGGTGATTTGATAAATGAATATGTACGGATTAGAGAAACTACTGCAttagaaagtttgaaaaaatttgttactaCAGTAATTGATGTTTTCTCTGAGGAATACTTGAGAAAGCCAAACAATGAAGACATTACTAGACTGTTAGCTCATGGCGAACATCGAGGTTTTTCAG TAGCATCATATGATCTGTGGATATGGCATGCATTTTTTGGGTTACTTGGATCAAATAATAACATTAATGTGTTAGAGCGATCTCATGTATTTAATGAACTTGTTAAAGGACGTGCTCTTAGAGTACATTACTCAATCAATGGTCATGACTACACAATGGAATATTACCTTATTGATGGCATATATCCAAAGTGGGCAACATTTGTGAAAACAATCCCAACTCCACAAGGAAAGAAGTATAAATTATTTGCAACAGCACAAGAGGCGTGTAGGAAGGATGTTGAGCGTGCATTTGGAATGCTTCAAGCATGTTTCGCAATTGTCCATGGACCTGCATGA